A single region of the Bacteroidota bacterium genome encodes:
- a CDS encoding T9SS type A sorting domain-containing protein: MRHPRRRSPYSWIVIAIAAPLLAAFSFGPSIVHAQAFVTQNDFVGGLVYSPSDGKVTFTQVVNKKATAPPAKILSFQDFSYLTLLIDGQYYTNNTSPPPSQATSSLGGNPFAKNYDVALDNGSTRKIKDTIETTWPEGDFDIVQDIYPVAFRNSGQIVLKVKIVNHTTSSHSVQAQYLLDVADGSNDHAFMLDQFSYEGNMKWNIYKSAPPTFYMGFEGDPATLNVGTIGAGYTTDAYAPGVMGLTPCSGMVFGDDAVLAGFTFGSPPAQTSTVPLDASVLMQWPQVNPPGKTDVDSVTEIFRTSYGTQEFCLCLGNVIGISVHPTQLTFNQKTRKYSPNPFNVEELIINTSGSALNNVHIKQSVSGSLRIIGNPTDSVPATIGAGQVGDYTWTDSTVLNTNCNGAPSVCDLTFDMFANGLQQPVWPDGCNGSCDVLVDCADVDTTAPIVDNVHSGPAVGVFSETLFNVHDSSSKDFGMKNIQWSQISGPPANFIVTPPIGVLNGVDLANCPKSVFTFDIKQKDSAFGGCFEFIFLDCAGNTRKDTFCFATHPVPAHYDVYPPIFVLESLANKNVPENLSSGCDDTSNAKRQNWMIIDTLNQPHAHGIRSTGISAIGANNMTLTLTPFAGVADSARFHVDVVDSMKDGSICVVATDTAGNSDTICLHYCTVPDTQAPLVSDWLINAQHGYRVHVSDSGAWQRGLDSVYLVGTTNVTTTPAVLPNGLGCVDTTGFDINVIDPFKVACFQVYARDCAGNHILLGPICLGGDTDIHPPVLTATPIGTNSMLIEIIDSADPSEQGIDSVWFSTVQNMHFEPIDPSNPPVAQTVGPNTTGTFATFHGRPTGKAGGHPTYQQSVSFKLTVDDSNNVVSPLATVTVCAVDGATHQLQGGCYTWNLRMFPDSLPPVILGTNPTCQSIDIGVTDTQARDRGLSEFKLTNTVNFHPFDDHSYSPSHHLTLNVMTPGKSAFAQLWAVDTFGAKNPTLQSSHSASGSLWIYAQDLSMQAAHVFTDTGYDTVPVMIVKQDSVPLGQKQIRDLTFTFHLDGSPLIDFVKVLPGSFAPGWTSSFATNPSPPAPARSYTITASGPPLPDWTPGPTPDVILRLIFHGNWSSTTGETNIHVDPVQCGTLSYEVSYNGGKDSTIFGQNTIISVPAPFGNLGGGTMTLKGACAPFISEHGAPPTAISLAPITPNPATVGTPALQIDYTIPTEGPVTLSLYNALGVQVRTIVSETQKQGEYRIEAPADGLPEGIYFLRLVSGGESRLRRVVLGQ, from the coding sequence ATGCGTCATCCTCGCCGACGGAGTCCCTATTCATGGATCGTAATTGCGATCGCTGCTCCACTTTTGGCGGCGTTTAGCTTCGGACCGTCCATCGTTCACGCTCAGGCGTTTGTAACGCAGAATGACTTCGTGGGTGGCCTCGTCTATAGTCCCTCAGATGGAAAAGTCACGTTCACGCAGGTCGTAAACAAAAAAGCCACCGCTCCGCCGGCGAAGATTCTTTCATTCCAGGATTTTTCTTATCTGACCCTGCTGATTGACGGGCAATACTATACCAACAACACATCTCCGCCGCCTTCGCAAGCGACGTCCTCGCTCGGAGGAAACCCATTTGCGAAGAACTATGACGTGGCTTTGGATAATGGTTCAACCCGGAAGATCAAGGACACAATTGAGACCACATGGCCCGAAGGTGATTTCGATATTGTCCAGGATATCTATCCCGTGGCATTTCGGAACAGCGGCCAGATCGTGTTAAAAGTTAAAATCGTTAATCACACGACATCTTCGCATAGTGTCCAGGCCCAATACCTGCTCGATGTCGCCGATGGCAGCAACGACCATGCGTTTATGCTCGACCAGTTCAGTTATGAGGGCAATATGAAGTGGAACATTTACAAGAGTGCTCCACCAACATTTTACATGGGCTTCGAAGGAGATCCCGCCACACTCAACGTCGGGACGATCGGGGCGGGGTACACGACCGATGCCTACGCTCCTGGTGTCATGGGTCTCACGCCGTGCTCCGGCATGGTGTTCGGCGATGATGCGGTCCTGGCTGGCTTCACGTTCGGCTCGCCGCCAGCGCAAACTTCCACAGTCCCACTCGATGCCTCGGTACTGATGCAATGGCCGCAGGTCAATCCTCCAGGAAAGACCGATGTCGATAGCGTCACCGAAATCTTCCGGACAAGCTATGGCACACAGGAGTTCTGTTTGTGCCTTGGCAATGTGATTGGGATCAGCGTGCATCCAACGCAATTGACGTTCAATCAAAAGACTCGGAAGTATTCGCCGAATCCATTCAACGTTGAGGAGTTGATTATCAATACCAGTGGCAGCGCACTAAATAATGTCCACATCAAGCAGTCTGTCTCCGGCTCTCTGCGGATAATTGGGAATCCAACAGATTCGGTGCCCGCTACGATTGGCGCTGGTCAGGTTGGTGATTACACCTGGACAGACTCGACTGTCCTGAACACAAACTGCAATGGTGCGCCGAGCGTGTGTGACTTGACATTTGACATGTTTGCCAATGGACTCCAGCAACCCGTGTGGCCTGATGGCTGCAATGGCTCGTGCGATGTTTTAGTCGATTGCGCCGATGTCGATACGACCGCGCCTATCGTGGATAATGTCCATTCCGGTCCCGCCGTTGGAGTTTTCAGCGAAACCCTGTTCAACGTGCACGACAGTTCTTCAAAAGATTTTGGGATGAAGAACATTCAATGGAGCCAAATCTCCGGGCCACCCGCTAACTTCATTGTCACGCCGCCCATAGGAGTCCTGAATGGCGTCGATCTGGCGAATTGCCCGAAGAGCGTCTTTACGTTTGACATCAAACAGAAGGACTCGGCCTTCGGCGGGTGCTTTGAGTTCATCTTCTTAGATTGCGCCGGCAATACGAGGAAAGACACGTTCTGCTTTGCGACCCATCCAGTGCCCGCCCATTATGACGTGTACCCGCCAATATTCGTTTTGGAAAGCCTGGCGAATAAGAACGTGCCGGAAAATCTTTCTAGTGGCTGCGATGACACCTCGAATGCGAAGCGACAGAATTGGATGATCATCGATACACTGAATCAGCCTCATGCCCATGGCATTCGAAGTACTGGAATTAGTGCGATCGGTGCGAACAATATGACGCTCACGCTAACTCCGTTTGCTGGTGTCGCGGATTCAGCCCGTTTCCATGTGGACGTGGTGGATTCGATGAAGGATGGATCAATTTGTGTTGTGGCTACCGATACAGCCGGAAACTCTGACACAATCTGTCTGCACTATTGCACCGTGCCGGATACACAGGCACCACTCGTGAGCGATTGGCTCATTAATGCTCAGCATGGCTACCGCGTCCATGTAAGTGATTCCGGTGCCTGGCAGCGCGGGCTGGATTCGGTCTATCTCGTGGGTACGACGAATGTCACCACGACGCCAGCGGTTCTTCCGAACGGCCTCGGATGTGTTGACACCACAGGTTTCGACATCAATGTGATCGATCCCTTCAAGGTCGCATGCTTCCAGGTCTATGCCCGCGATTGTGCCGGAAATCACATTCTGCTTGGGCCGATTTGTTTGGGTGGTGATACGGATATTCATCCGCCGGTGCTGACGGCGACACCGATTGGCACCAACAGTATGCTCATTGAGATTATCGATAGTGCCGACCCCTCGGAGCAAGGCATTGATTCGGTCTGGTTCTCTACGGTGCAGAACATGCACTTTGAGCCGATCGACCCGAGCAATCCACCTGTGGCTCAGACAGTTGGACCAAACACGACTGGGACCTTTGCAACCTTCCATGGCCGGCCAACCGGTAAAGCTGGCGGACATCCGACCTATCAGCAGAGCGTCTCCTTCAAACTTACGGTGGACGATTCAAACAACGTCGTCTCCCCGTTGGCAACCGTGACCGTGTGTGCGGTCGATGGCGCCACGCACCAGCTCCAAGGCGGGTGTTATACCTGGAATCTCCGAATGTTCCCCGATTCGTTGCCGCCGGTGATCCTTGGTACCAACCCGACTTGCCAATCGATCGATATTGGCGTGACCGATACTCAGGCGCGTGACCGAGGCCTATCGGAATTCAAACTTACGAATACCGTAAATTTCCACCCGTTCGATGATCATAGCTATAGCCCCAGCCATCATTTGACATTGAACGTAATGACGCCGGGCAAGTCCGCATTTGCGCAGCTTTGGGCCGTCGATACCTTTGGGGCGAAGAATCCAACGCTTCAATCATCACACTCGGCCTCCGGCAGCTTGTGGATCTACGCGCAGGACCTTTCGATGCAGGCCGCTCACGTATTCACCGATACAGGATACGATACCGTGCCGGTCATGATCGTCAAACAGGATTCGGTGCCACTCGGACAAAAGCAGATACGAGATCTGACTTTTACATTCCATCTCGATGGCAGCCCGTTGATCGACTTTGTGAAGGTCCTTCCGGGTTCATTCGCACCGGGCTGGACTTCGAGTTTCGCGACGAACCCATCGCCGCCAGCTCCGGCGCGTTCGTATACCATCACAGCCAGCGGACCGCCATTGCCGGACTGGACTCCGGGTCCAACGCCGGACGTAATCCTGCGCCTGATCTTCCATGGAAATTGGAGCTCAACAACGGGTGAGACGAATATTCACGTCGATCCGGTTCAATGCGGGACCCTCAGCTACGAGGTGAGTTACAATGGCGGGAAGGATTCAACGATCTTTGGGCAGAACACGATAATCTCGGTGCCTGCGCCATTCGGGAATCTCGGTGGTGGGACGATGACGCTGAAGGGTGCCTGCGCGCCATTTATCAGTGAGCATGGCGCGCCACCGACGGCGATCTCGCTGGCGCCAATTACTCCGAACCCGGCCACAGTCGGCACTCCTGCATTACAGATCGATTATACCATACCAACTGAAGGTCCTGTAACACTCAGTCTCTATAATGCGCTGGGCGTGCAAGTTCGCACAATCGTATCTGAAACGCAGAAGCAAGGTGAGTATAGGATCGAAGCTCCGGCCGACGGTCTGCCCGAAGGAATCTATTTCCTCCGCCTTGTCTCGGGAGGCGAGAGCCGTTTGCGCCGTGTCGTGCTAGGCCAATAG
- a CDS encoding N-acetylmuramoyl-L-alanine amidase, protein MRRFLFLAWLLFAPSHSGGVSSKPRLDVIVLDAGHGGKDAGAVGTHGYFEKQAALGIVLKLGRLIEKELPGTKVVYTRKDDRFVELYRRGEIANEKHAKLFISVHCNSTPQKPSNASGFTSYILRPGKTDQAIRVAARENAVISYEKERARYHELTDEDFILTSMARSQDVKYSEKFASLVQKELSKRLSIRNDGVSQAGFLVLVGAAMPNALIETGFISNPKEEALLRSEKGQADYARAIFEAIKKYKSQYEKS, encoded by the coding sequence GTGAGACGTTTCCTGTTCCTGGCTTGGCTCCTGTTCGCCCCTTCGCATAGCGGTGGTGTTAGCAGCAAGCCCCGGCTCGATGTCATCGTGCTCGATGCCGGGCACGGCGGCAAGGACGCGGGTGCAGTCGGCACCCACGGCTACTTCGAGAAGCAGGCCGCGCTTGGAATCGTGCTGAAACTTGGTCGCCTGATCGAAAAAGAGCTGCCCGGCACGAAGGTCGTTTATACCAGGAAGGACGACCGTTTTGTTGAGTTGTACCGCCGCGGCGAAATCGCGAATGAGAAGCATGCGAAGCTGTTCATCAGCGTCCACTGCAATTCCACACCACAAAAGCCATCGAATGCCTCGGGTTTCACAAGCTATATTCTGCGACCCGGAAAAACCGATCAGGCAATCCGCGTCGCCGCGCGAGAGAACGCGGTCATCAGCTACGAGAAAGAACGTGCGCGCTATCACGAGTTGACAGACGAAGATTTTATCCTAACCTCGATGGCGCGCAGTCAGGACGTGAAGTACAGCGAGAAATTCGCGTCGCTCGTTCAGAAGGAATTATCGAAGCGGCTCTCGATTCGGAATGATGGTGTTTCGCAAGCCGGATTTCTCGTGCTGGTCGGCGCGGCGATGCCGAATGCGCTGATAGAAACCGGCTTCATCAGCAACCCGAAAGAAGAGGCGTTGCTCAGAAGCGAAAAGGGACAAGCCGATTACGCCCGCGCCATTTTTGAAGCGATCAAAAAATATAAGTCGCAGTACGAGAAGTCCTAA
- a CDS encoding 5'-methylthioadenosine/adenosylhomocysteine nucleosidase: MKLGLIGAMPQEIEAIAHDFTTDHTERIAGRDFHVGTFAGVEAVLVFSRWGKVAAAMTATALIERFGVDLVIFTGVAGAVHPELSVGDVVIADTLIQHDFDASLSGMFSKFEIPLLGISRFPVEARLSKMAHAGAERFFAASESTSRAVIGTIASGDEFIAGLERLEEIRQAIPGVMCVEMEGAAVAQVCHEYKLPFLVIRTISDKADHSAAVDFMTFLTETAAIYSHGILKHLVTELSGSS; encoded by the coding sequence ATGAAACTTGGACTGATCGGCGCTATGCCTCAAGAAATCGAAGCGATCGCCCACGATTTTACCACGGATCACACCGAGCGGATTGCCGGTCGGGATTTTCACGTCGGGACATTTGCCGGTGTGGAGGCTGTGCTTGTCTTCTCGCGGTGGGGCAAGGTCGCCGCTGCGATGACGGCAACAGCGCTCATCGAGCGGTTTGGCGTCGATCTCGTGATCTTCACCGGAGTCGCCGGAGCGGTTCACCCCGAGCTATCCGTTGGCGACGTGGTGATTGCCGACACGCTGATCCAGCACGATTTCGATGCGAGCCTCTCCGGAATGTTTTCGAAATTCGAAATTCCGCTGCTTGGAATATCCCGGTTTCCGGTCGAGGCGCGACTTAGTAAGATGGCACATGCCGGCGCCGAACGCTTTTTTGCTGCAAGCGAATCTACGAGCCGCGCTGTCATCGGCACGATTGCCAGCGGCGATGAATTCATCGCGGGCTTAGAACGATTGGAGGAAATCCGGCAGGCAATTCCCGGCGTGATGTGTGTGGAAATGGAAGGCGCGGCCGTCGCGCAAGTGTGTCACGAGTACAAACTGCCGTTTCTGGTGATTCGCACAATCTCGGACAAAGCGGATCACTCCGCCGCTGTCGATTTCATGACGTTCCTAACGGAGACGGCGGCGATCTACTCGCATGGGATTTTAAAGCACCTCGTCACCGAACTTAGCGGTAGTTCGTAA
- a CDS encoding putative addiction module antidote protein, which translates to MKNPSEAAAYLRACLEDEDPRVFLIALGHVARANGGLSLLARKTGLNRENLYRTLSPRGNPKIDSVGAVLRSLGMKLSVEMMNPSRAGRARL; encoded by the coding sequence TTGAAGAATCCGAGCGAGGCCGCTGCCTACTTAAGAGCATGTTTAGAAGATGAAGACCCGCGAGTTTTTCTCATTGCGCTTGGCCATGTTGCACGGGCAAATGGCGGACTATCGTTGCTTGCCCGGAAAACAGGACTGAATCGAGAAAATCTCTATCGCACATTATCACCACGAGGCAACCCCAAGATCGATAGTGTTGGAGCGGTTCTTCGCTCGCTCGGGATGAAGCTCTCGGTCGAGATGATGAACCCCAGTCGGGCCGGGCGCGCCCGTCTTTGA
- a CDS encoding type II toxin-antitoxin system RelE/ParE family toxin: MEAITRELRLYNTLNGERPFSSWLRSLDAPLRVIVRQRLVRASLGNFGDTKPEGEGVQTLRIHEGPGYRLYYGIDGKEIVLLLCGGDKSSQSKDIRNAKKYWKDYKERKASSTLGEL; this comes from the coding sequence GTGGAAGCCATCACTCGCGAACTGCGGCTCTACAACACGCTGAATGGAGAACGGCCATTCAGCTCATGGTTAAGATCGTTGGATGCGCCATTGCGAGTAATTGTGCGCCAACGTCTGGTTCGCGCCTCACTCGGGAATTTCGGTGATACGAAGCCTGAAGGTGAGGGAGTGCAAACACTTCGAATCCATGAAGGACCTGGCTACCGCCTCTACTATGGCATAGATGGCAAAGAGATCGTATTGCTATTGTGTGGCGGAGATAAGAGTTCACAATCAAAGGACATTCGGAATGCGAAAAAGTACTGGAAAGACTATAAAGAAAGAAAGGCCTCCAGCACCCTCGGTGAGTTATGA
- a CDS encoding YajQ family cyclic di-GMP-binding protein, translating into MAQQFSFDVVSEVDQQEVDNAINQARKEVEQRYDFKGSNTKIDWNPKEHTIVLHTSDDMKLRALAEILNGKMIKRGISLKALDYQKAEEATGMSLRQTIKLKHGLEGEQAKTITKLVKELKMKVQAQIQGDAVRIVGKSKDDLQEAIATLKGQSFDFPIQFTNYR; encoded by the coding sequence ATGGCACAACAATTTTCATTCGATGTCGTCTCGGAAGTAGACCAGCAGGAAGTCGATAACGCGATCAATCAGGCACGCAAAGAAGTCGAGCAGCGCTACGATTTCAAAGGCTCAAACACCAAGATCGACTGGAATCCCAAAGAGCACACGATCGTCCTCCACACCTCGGACGACATGAAACTCCGCGCGCTCGCAGAAATCCTGAACGGCAAGATGATCAAGCGCGGCATCTCGCTCAAGGCGCTCGATTATCAGAAAGCCGAGGAGGCAACCGGGATGTCACTCCGGCAGACGATCAAGCTTAAGCACGGACTCGAAGGCGAACAGGCGAAGACGATCACAAAGCTCGTCAAAGAGCTAAAGATGAAAGTCCAGGCGCAAATCCAGGGCGATGCCGTTCGCATCGTCGGCAAGAGCAAAGACGATCTTCAAGAGGCCATCGCCACGCTCAAAGGCCAGAGCTTCGACTTTCCGATTCAGTTTACGAATTATCGATAA
- a CDS encoding RNA polymerase sigma factor: MQEETKKPERDSESGIPVSQPFFSPQDDWSPSEGVFDEFSGEAGTISDALSQEAPFSILAENAGGALSERATARLNDCDSKLKLEFLSGNVQTSTEAFMRLYAKYEVPLLLYCKRMLRNEQSGEDAFQDTWTRVFEFRQRKDVTIDHFRGLLFQTARNLCFNMLRVEKPHSSEELDPLMVEEASSREATSREIQDLMVRGLAKLPFDQREIFVLHEYSGFAYGEIADMMQSSEQYVKVRAYRARIRLRKFIQGWLGLAESDDPSHYI; this comes from the coding sequence ATGCAAGAAGAAACCAAAAAGCCAGAGCGAGACTCGGAATCAGGGATACCTGTCTCCCAGCCTTTCTTCTCGCCACAGGATGATTGGTCGCCCAGCGAAGGCGTGTTCGATGAGTTTTCGGGTGAAGCGGGTACCATCAGTGATGCCCTCTCCCAGGAAGCGCCCTTCTCGATTTTAGCCGAAAATGCCGGCGGCGCACTTTCGGAACGCGCCACCGCCCGGCTGAATGATTGCGATTCGAAGTTGAAGCTGGAATTCCTGAGTGGGAACGTCCAGACGAGCACAGAAGCATTCATGCGCTTGTATGCGAAATACGAAGTTCCGCTGTTGCTCTATTGCAAGCGGATGCTGCGCAACGAGCAATCGGGCGAGGATGCCTTTCAGGATACCTGGACACGAGTGTTCGAATTCCGGCAGCGGAAAGATGTGACGATTGACCACTTTCGTGGCCTGCTCTTCCAGACGGCGCGCAATCTCTGCTTCAACATGCTCCGAGTGGAAAAGCCGCATTCGAGCGAAGAGCTCGATCCGTTGATGGTTGAGGAAGCTTCCTCGCGGGAGGCAACTTCACGGGAAATTCAGGACTTGATGGTCCGCGGACTGGCAAAGCTGCCGTTCGATCAGCGAGAGATTTTCGTGCTGCATGAGTATTCGGGATTCGCATATGGCGAGATTGCGGATATGATGCAGTCCTCCGAGCAATACGTGAAAGTTCGTGCGTATCGTGCTCGTATTCGACTTCGGAAGTTCATTCAAGGATGGTTAGGCCTCGCGGAGTCCGACGATCCGTCACACTACATTTGA
- a CDS encoding OmpA family protein, whose amino-acid sequence MTGRTTTTRVYAWRAALGIVALALLAEYALAQTEPTKPSLFGSVQLSNNLSFSSIPAYDNSYECGTFQQGHKWFAPSFRIGASLPQGPSWSFGGALMYHDLSTNYTLNAQETPQTPLARDPFGNYVAITRTRTLDVSLSMLAASLFASYEVLPRFAVTAGPYAGFLTSHSLSQSEAIASPSGAVYADNNRSVRAVSSAAFNVHPFQAGFDLNASYELYFQPNLWLRPSFGVMLPVTSISDRSTSAWRILPTGFALGLVYRTGESPPPAAIALVDTPFREPVPDVAPVEAPQVSPAPVNHVLSVSISAFGVNEDGTEVEEPLLTIERLHVTEVYPMLHYVFFDDGASKIPSRYHQRTAAERDAFEVSSLFTSGALEIHHNVLDILGRRLHDDPSASVTLVGARSIHSRGDAARGQAISRERAESVAQYFETVWDVAPNRLHVRVRDLPDVASDDLNAFGEAENRRVEIIPSRDGIAAPLHTERIERVATPPHISFYPEIVSSAGVRSATIEVRERDRVLRSFDALTKGTTGAYVWTLDEQSMPDRRDSLNYTIVVIDSLGDTAKAEGTIHLRQKIRNRTVHITDTTLDKEVEKYSLILFDYSSSQLDRKQAEGIIHDMAGSILKGSQVTLTGHTDKTGDDQFNEKLARDRVTRAADMLQAALRRSGKGKPSMLVESHGSRDDLFDNSIPEGRVLSRTVRALIENEVR is encoded by the coding sequence ATGACGGGCAGGACTACAACCACGCGAGTTTATGCCTGGCGCGCAGCGCTGGGCATCGTCGCGCTTGCCCTTCTCGCTGAGTATGCTCTCGCCCAAACGGAGCCGACGAAACCCTCGCTTTTCGGCAGCGTTCAGCTGTCGAATAATCTTAGCTTCTCCTCGATTCCGGCATACGACAACTCCTATGAATGCGGCACATTCCAGCAAGGCCATAAGTGGTTCGCGCCCAGCTTCCGCATCGGCGCGAGTCTGCCCCAAGGTCCCTCATGGTCGTTTGGTGGCGCGCTGATGTATCATGATCTTTCGACGAACTACACGCTCAATGCGCAGGAAACACCCCAGACGCCCTTAGCTCGCGATCCATTCGGAAATTACGTGGCCATCACACGTACCCGGACGCTCGATGTGAGCCTCTCCATGCTCGCGGCATCGCTGTTTGCATCGTATGAAGTGCTTCCGCGATTTGCCGTCACAGCCGGACCATACGCGGGATTTTTGACGTCGCACTCACTGAGTCAGAGCGAAGCGATTGCATCGCCTTCGGGTGCGGTATACGCTGACAATAACAGGAGCGTCCGAGCCGTATCCAGCGCGGCGTTCAATGTCCATCCATTTCAGGCTGGCTTCGATCTCAATGCGTCCTACGAGCTATACTTCCAACCGAATCTTTGGCTTCGGCCATCGTTTGGTGTGATGCTGCCGGTAACGAGTATCTCGGATCGGAGCACAAGCGCATGGCGCATTCTACCGACGGGCTTTGCACTTGGGCTTGTGTATCGTACTGGCGAGTCTCCACCGCCGGCAGCCATTGCCTTGGTCGATACGCCCTTCCGCGAACCAGTGCCAGATGTAGCCCCGGTGGAAGCACCGCAAGTATCGCCAGCGCCGGTTAATCACGTCCTCAGTGTATCCATCAGCGCGTTTGGTGTGAACGAGGATGGTACCGAGGTCGAGGAGCCTCTGTTGACGATCGAGCGTCTGCATGTGACCGAGGTCTATCCCATGCTCCATTATGTCTTCTTTGACGATGGCGCTTCGAAGATTCCATCGCGGTATCATCAGCGAACTGCCGCAGAGCGTGATGCCTTCGAAGTATCGAGCCTGTTCACATCCGGCGCTCTGGAGATCCATCATAATGTGTTGGATATTCTCGGCAGGCGATTGCACGATGATCCATCGGCGAGCGTGACGCTTGTTGGAGCGCGAAGCATCCACTCACGAGGCGATGCCGCACGAGGACAGGCGATTTCGCGAGAGAGAGCTGAATCCGTGGCTCAGTATTTCGAGACGGTCTGGGATGTAGCGCCGAATCGGTTGCATGTTCGAGTGCGAGATTTGCCGGATGTCGCGTCTGACGATCTGAATGCATTTGGTGAGGCGGAGAACCGCCGCGTCGAAATTATCCCGTCTCGCGACGGGATTGCCGCGCCGTTGCACACCGAGCGGATCGAGCGAGTGGCCACACCACCACACATCAGTTTTTATCCCGAGATCGTCAGTAGTGCCGGCGTGCGGAGTGCGACGATCGAGGTCAGGGAGCGTGACCGCGTGCTTCGCTCATTCGATGCGCTTACCAAAGGAACGACAGGCGCATACGTTTGGACGCTTGACGAACAGTCCATGCCCGATCGCCGCGACTCCCTCAATTATACAATTGTGGTCATCGATAGTCTTGGGGATACTGCCAAAGCCGAAGGCACGATTCACCTTCGGCAAAAGATTCGCAACCGAACCGTCCATATCACCGATACGACGCTCGATAAGGAAGTCGAGAAGTACAGTCTGATTCTATTCGATTATAGTTCGTCGCAACTCGACCGGAAGCAGGCGGAGGGTATCATCCATGACATGGCCGGCAGTATTCTGAAAGGAAGTCAGGTTACCCTGACGGGCCACACGGATAAGACTGGCGACGACCAGTTCAACGAGAAGCTTGCGCGCGATCGCGTCACACGAGCGGCCGACATGTTGCAGGCTGCATTACGGCGATCGGGTAAAGGTAAGCCCTCAATGCTCGTCGAGTCCCATGGTTCGCGAGACGATCTGTTCGACAATTCCATCCCCGAGGGGCGGGTGCTCTCGCGGACTGTTCGTGCACTCATCGAAAACGAGGTACGCTAG